One genomic segment of Kordiimonas sp. SCSIO 12603 includes these proteins:
- a CDS encoding OmpW family protein, with the protein MRISPLFKILTCAAALQMGAVATLADDEKSPWQIRVRAISVTPDESSTTSIGGEATADSSIVPELDITYFWSKNFATELILATSKHNMGARGTALGNLSLGDTWVLPPTLTFQYHFNPEGGVRPYVGAGINYTIFYGGDEGDVDSVEYDDGFGWALQAGADFKIDDNWVFNIDAKKLWLNTDVEINGGAVTADVDLDPWVFGAGFGYRF; encoded by the coding sequence ATGCGTATTTCTCCTTTATTTAAGATCCTAACTTGCGCTGCTGCACTTCAAATGGGCGCTGTAGCAACTCTTGCTGACGACGAAAAAAGCCCATGGCAAATCCGTGTGCGTGCGATTTCTGTAACTCCAGATGAGAGCAGCACAACTTCAATCGGCGGAGAGGCGACAGCAGACTCCTCTATCGTGCCAGAACTGGATATCACATACTTCTGGTCAAAGAATTTTGCGACTGAACTGATCCTTGCAACTTCAAAGCACAATATGGGTGCTCGTGGTACTGCTCTTGGTAATCTGAGCCTTGGTGATACTTGGGTTCTGCCTCCAACCCTGACATTCCAGTATCACTTCAACCCTGAAGGTGGTGTTCGCCCATATGTTGGTGCGGGTATCAACTACACTATCTTCTACGGCGGTGATGAAGGTGATGTGGATTCTGTTGAATATGATGACGGCTTTGGTTGGGCACTTCAAGCCGGCGCAGATTTCAAGATTGATGACAACTGGGTATTTAATATTGATGCCAAAAAGCTATGGCTGAACACAGATGTTGAGATTAACGGCGGTGCTGTAACTGCTGATGTTGATCTGGACCCATGGGTGTTTGGTGCTGGTTTCGGTTACCGCTTCTAA
- a CDS encoding Crp/Fnr family transcriptional regulator, giving the protein MAAVNCKKADTKFCFEDIIARHSLFAAMPDTLVEGFVHAAQPITVSKGSTLFMQNDEAEWFYIITKGWVKLFRETLDGDEAVIDMVTTGHIFGESAIIDDGIHSFGATAVEECDLLRFPSKMLKAAVAENHAVALAMLGSMSRHRKQQTREIESLNLQNASQRIGCFLLRLCRVNDVEPISLQLPYDKSLIAARLGMKSETFSRALNKLRNDTSIAVKGSNVEIPEIDALSHYACTACSSEFPCDDLH; this is encoded by the coding sequence ATGGCTGCCGTGAACTGCAAAAAAGCGGATACAAAATTCTGCTTTGAAGACATTATTGCCAGACATTCTTTATTTGCTGCAATGCCTGATACACTTGTAGAAGGTTTTGTTCACGCAGCTCAGCCCATTACTGTCTCGAAGGGTTCAACCCTTTTCATGCAAAATGACGAAGCCGAATGGTTTTATATCATCACTAAAGGCTGGGTGAAGCTGTTCCGCGAAACACTAGACGGCGATGAAGCAGTAATCGACATGGTAACCACTGGCCATATATTTGGTGAAAGTGCGATTATTGATGACGGCATTCACTCCTTTGGTGCCACTGCTGTTGAGGAATGCGATCTACTGCGGTTCCCATCAAAAATGCTGAAAGCAGCAGTTGCAGAAAACCATGCTGTGGCTCTTGCAATGCTGGGCTCCATGTCGCGCCACCGCAAACAACAAACACGGGAAATCGAAAGCCTGAACCTTCAGAATGCTTCACAGCGTATTGGCTGTTTCCTGTTGCGCCTGTGCCGGGTGAATGATGTGGAACCGATCAGCCTTCAATTGCCGTACGATAAATCGTTGATCGCAGCGCGCCTTGGTATGAAAAGCGAAACCTTTTCCCGCGCGCTTAACAAGCTTAGAAATGATACGAGCATTGCGGTTAAGGGTTCAAACGTGGAAATACCGGAAATTGACGCTCTGTCACACTATGCCTGTACTGCTTGTTCCAGCGAATTTCCCTGCGACGACCTTCATTAA
- the hemN gene encoding oxygen-independent coproporphyrinogen III oxidase has product MEATTLKALLKHNNQVPRYTSYPTAPHFSDAVDSETVSSWLSTLDDGTNLSLYFHVPFCKKICWYCGCHTKATEKYDPVTTFVSYLKKEIELTASKLQAAPSVTHIHFGGGSPSYLQPDDFRDIMSTVRTHFKIAHNCEIAIEMDPREITEPKVAAYAQAGVNRASLGVQDFHRDTQKAINRIQPLHVVFECVSLLRAYEISDISIDLLYGLPHQNIEKIRENVRIAAGLSPNRISLFGYAHVPWMKKHMQLIAEETLPDGKQRLLQFEAAREALLEKGYVQIGLDHFVQPQDTMARAYLKGELQRNFQGYTTDKAPALIGFGPSAISSLPQGYYQNTPNNRDYYRALDDGNLYIARGLELSDDDKARRSLIEHIMCYQRIDVARFCEEHGIDHASLGDYMAELTPLIADGLVEMRGSEIRIKTDAAQVSRIVCAAFDAYIQPQAAQHSQVA; this is encoded by the coding sequence GTGGAAGCAACAACCTTAAAAGCATTACTCAAGCACAATAATCAAGTGCCTAGATATACCAGTTATCCAACCGCCCCGCATTTTTCAGACGCGGTAGATAGCGAAACGGTATCTTCATGGCTGAGCACACTTGATGATGGCACTAATCTATCCCTTTATTTTCATGTGCCTTTTTGCAAGAAAATCTGCTGGTATTGCGGTTGCCACACTAAAGCGACAGAAAAGTATGATCCGGTTACCACATTTGTTTCTTACCTCAAGAAAGAGATTGAATTAACGGCATCCAAGCTGCAAGCCGCGCCAAGTGTAACCCATATTCATTTTGGCGGCGGTTCGCCTAGCTATCTACAGCCCGATGATTTCAGGGATATTATGAGCACAGTGCGCACGCACTTTAAGATTGCGCACAACTGTGAAATCGCCATTGAGATGGACCCTCGTGAGATCACTGAGCCCAAAGTAGCAGCATATGCGCAAGCGGGGGTGAACCGTGCGAGTCTGGGTGTACAAGATTTCCATCGAGACACGCAAAAGGCTATCAACCGTATTCAGCCTCTTCATGTAGTATTTGAATGCGTTAGCCTGCTTCGAGCGTATGAGATCAGCGATATCAGCATTGATCTACTTTATGGCCTCCCGCATCAGAACATTGAAAAGATCAGAGAGAATGTTCGTATCGCCGCCGGGCTTTCGCCAAACCGTATATCACTCTTTGGGTATGCGCATGTGCCCTGGATGAAAAAACATATGCAGCTGATTGCTGAAGAAACACTGCCTGACGGCAAACAGCGCCTGCTGCAGTTTGAAGCAGCGCGCGAAGCCCTCCTTGAAAAAGGATATGTTCAAATCGGGCTTGATCATTTTGTTCAACCGCAAGATACAATGGCGCGCGCCTACCTAAAGGGTGAACTACAACGTAACTTCCAAGGTTACACAACAGATAAAGCCCCAGCTCTTATCGGTTTTGGGCCATCCGCGATCAGTAGCCTACCACAGGGCTATTACCAGAATACACCAAACAACCGAGATTATTACCGTGCACTAGATGATGGCAATCTCTATATTGCTCGTGGTTTAGAACTCTCAGACGATGATAAGGCCCGCCGTTCCCTTATTGAACATATCATGTGCTACCAAAGAATAGATGTTGCTCGTTTTTGTGAGGAACACGGTATCGATCATGCTTCCCTTGGTGATTACATGGCAGAACTTACACCACTGATTGCTGATGGTCTTGTGGAAATGCGTGGTTCTGAAATCCGCATCAAAACTGATGCAGCGCAGGTGTCTCGGATTGTTTGCGCCGCCTTTGATGCCTACATTCAGCCGCAGGCAGCCCAACATTCACAAGTGGCTTAA
- a CDS encoding heavy metal translocating P-type ATPase, protein MEAANLSSVDTTCCKTKIECKHCGEPAGENGFCCSGCEAAYHAAAEAHQSTIFSGLAHELEDGEYRLELGVEGIHCASCIRLIENALASEDEVTYVRVNMTTERLSFSWKGVRERGDALSAKVSKLGYKLHALGDNDKHGETSETEKNLIRAIAVAGFAAGNLMLVSIGLWSTDAVTMGVATRDLFHWVSALIALPTVIYSGMPFFRSALSVLKEGHTNMDVPISLAVVLASAMSISEVMRSGEHVYFDSAVMLLFFLLIGRYLDARAKGKARTSASRLLSKLAGTAAILEEGKIKRVPIMELHSGMTVVVAVGENIPADGTITKGETEVDMSLISGETLPQHVKEEGQVFAGTLNLSAPFEMVVTKASENSLLSEIVRMMEVAEQGAAKYVRLADRAAKLYTPVVHTFGLFTFLGWWLLMGADWQVALLNAVTVLIITCPCALGLAVPVVQVLASGNLLKAGILLKSGDALERLATVDTIVFDKTGTLTLGKPELLDGDYAPEHLKLAASLAGKSNHPLSQAITRAYDGEIETLDVKELPGKGLQTEWNGKNIQLGSRRWCGDENHGGDAVLELWLAIDGKPEARFAFADQLRRDTADVIKKLKKLGVDTYLLSGDRQVVADEIGREAGVDHVTAEVNPTEKSAFLKDLQTKGKKVLMVGDGLNDAPALAAADASMSPSTAVDISQNTADIVFQGEKLMPVYEAVSVARYSTKLVAQNFGLAIIYNIIAIPLAIMGYVTPMVAAAAMSGSSLVVILNAFRLNLRSKN, encoded by the coding sequence GTGGAAGCAGCAAACCTATCAAGCGTCGACACGACTTGTTGCAAAACAAAAATAGAGTGCAAGCATTGCGGTGAACCTGCGGGCGAGAACGGTTTTTGCTGCTCTGGCTGTGAAGCGGCGTATCACGCTGCGGCGGAAGCACATCAGTCGACCATATTTTCTGGCCTCGCACACGAGCTTGAAGACGGTGAATACCGCCTTGAACTGGGGGTGGAGGGTATCCACTGTGCATCCTGCATTCGTTTGATTGAAAACGCGCTCGCTTCAGAAGATGAAGTAACTTACGTGCGCGTGAATATGACAACAGAACGCCTTTCCTTTTCCTGGAAAGGGGTACGCGAGCGTGGTGATGCGCTTTCTGCTAAAGTCAGCAAGCTTGGTTACAAACTCCATGCACTTGGGGATAATGACAAGCACGGCGAAACTTCTGAAACTGAAAAGAACCTGATCCGCGCCATTGCAGTAGCTGGCTTTGCAGCCGGTAACCTTATGTTGGTTTCCATCGGTCTTTGGTCGACAGATGCCGTAACCATGGGTGTTGCAACGCGGGATTTGTTCCACTGGGTATCTGCGCTGATTGCACTTCCTACTGTTATTTATTCGGGTATGCCGTTTTTCCGCTCTGCGCTTTCTGTACTGAAGGAAGGCCATACCAATATGGATGTGCCGATCTCGCTGGCGGTTGTTCTTGCCTCCGCCATGAGCATTTCAGAAGTGATGCGCAGCGGTGAGCATGTGTATTTTGATTCCGCTGTGATGCTCCTTTTCTTCCTCCTTATCGGGCGATATCTGGATGCGCGCGCGAAAGGAAAGGCTCGCACCTCTGCTTCTAGGCTTCTTTCAAAACTCGCCGGAACCGCTGCGATACTTGAAGAAGGTAAAATTAAGCGTGTGCCGATTATGGAACTGCATAGCGGTATGACGGTTGTTGTCGCTGTCGGGGAAAATATTCCAGCAGATGGCACAATCACCAAGGGTGAAACCGAGGTTGATATGTCACTCATCTCTGGTGAAACCCTACCGCAGCATGTGAAAGAAGAAGGCCAGGTATTCGCAGGAACGCTTAATCTGTCAGCGCCGTTTGAAATGGTGGTCACTAAAGCATCTGAAAACAGTCTTCTGAGTGAAATCGTGCGCATGATGGAAGTGGCCGAACAAGGTGCTGCCAAATATGTACGCCTCGCTGATCGTGCCGCTAAGTTATACACACCAGTTGTGCACACATTTGGCCTGTTTACATTCCTTGGTTGGTGGCTCTTGATGGGGGCGGATTGGCAAGTAGCGCTGTTAAACGCTGTTACTGTTCTAATCATCACATGCCCTTGCGCGCTTGGCCTCGCGGTGCCTGTTGTGCAGGTACTTGCGTCTGGTAATCTCCTGAAAGCTGGTATTCTGCTTAAATCCGGTGATGCGCTTGAACGATTGGCGACTGTTGATACCATTGTGTTTGATAAAACCGGCACGCTTACTCTCGGTAAACCGGAGCTGCTTGACGGTGATTACGCGCCTGAGCACCTGAAGCTAGCGGCGTCACTTGCCGGTAAAAGTAACCACCCGCTTTCTCAGGCAATTACCCGTGCTTATGACGGCGAAATTGAAACCCTTGATGTGAAAGAGCTTCCGGGCAAGGGCTTGCAAACTGAATGGAACGGAAAAAACATCCAACTGGGTAGCCGCCGCTGGTGTGGTGATGAAAACCACGGTGGTGATGCGGTTCTTGAACTATGGCTCGCTATCGATGGTAAGCCCGAAGCGCGTTTCGCCTTCGCAGATCAACTGCGCAGAGATACTGCGGACGTGATTAAAAAGCTGAAGAAATTGGGTGTTGATACATATCTGCTTTCTGGTGACAGGCAAGTGGTTGCGGATGAAATTGGCCGTGAGGCGGGGGTTGACCATGTAACCGCAGAAGTGAACCCGACAGAAAAAAGCGCTTTCCTTAAAGATCTGCAAACCAAAGGCAAAAAAGTGCTGATGGTAGGCGATGGCCTTAACGATGCACCAGCGCTCGCAGCAGCAGATGCTTCCATGTCGCCGTCAACCGCGGTGGACATCAGCCAGAATACAGCGGATATTGTTTTCCAGGGTGAAAAACTGATGCCAGTTTATGAAGCTGTTTCCGTGGCACGTTATTCCACCAAACTGGTTGCGCAAAACTTCGGCTTGGCGATTATTTATAATATCATCGCTATACCGCTTGCGATTATGGGGTATGTTACCCCGATGGTGGCTGCTGCCGCTATGTCTGGTTCGTCGCTTGTGGTAATTTTGAATGCGTTCCGTCTGAACTTAAGGAGCAAAAACTAA
- a CDS encoding matrixin family metalloprotease: MHNHNNGSCQTCGSSCGSSKFCSDDCKSSYDTSKNDTETTTLPADQVTTSDLLLINTGGSCQSCGDASGESNFCSDECASSFEAQASTNTETTNQASSSAQATTEDTQTAQMTAEASVTVGSSVTGIIGTEGEVDFISVVLEAGVTYQIDLEGTPTASGTLTDPLLTGIFFEDGVTRAAAANDDGGLVTNSRILFTPTVSGTYIIGASHFDNANQTDTGTYTLFVDTEENSTRPDQHQTNFTPRNGNNVVDGLTTSREFSEGDDGVTRITFSFPDEDAVFTEPFILEDDDAGTEIDLTETNVEASARAVEIFRNGLNFISEVANVEFQEIEEDGANFGVLRLSGNSADSGNVLGIASFPGRSNAAGDIFLFEDFIGSGTRLDFVTLHELGHALGLSHPSSEFPDQFFGAEFTLLVPSFQSAFFDGVTSADLFPTTFGYADILTLRHLYDGLDTAFSGDDTYVFDLSNRYFETIYDLGGTDTIQITGTGAGVDINLTPNQDFLGGAFINVGTTIRYFGGGQVVGTRTDTVFVSPETVIENIIASVEDDRIVGNTANNRIEGGEGEDTVQGADGNDRIRGDGGDDRLQGNAGNDFIVGGTGDDTVSAGEGDDEVFAGSGDTGNDLVVGESGNDILAGGGGNDLLVGGTFTGQVDGLVAFEDISSAAGSDTLFGGSGNDTLIGAKFDDADGDFIVDAGELVFSASSSNAIFAGTGDDQIYGDAGSDVLGGGIGDDTVLAGDGNDVIFGGRDTNGTTLNDVLNGEDGNDEIFASFGNDSVFGGAGNDTIFGGSGNDTIDGGSGDDDIFNSAGNDTVTGGSGDDTLRANAGDDQLTGGDGSDTFFFTAGGGQDTVTDFNVQEDILDLSNTSTDFLNLGAVTAASSETIVDGISGVLIDLGSGDTVFLQGITLESLNNVGFTF, translated from the coding sequence GTGCATAATCATAATAACGGTAGTTGCCAAACATGTGGCAGCTCATGTGGTTCCAGTAAATTTTGCAGCGATGATTGTAAATCGTCCTATGATACATCAAAAAATGATACTGAAACAACGACCCTACCCGCGGATCAGGTAACCACTAGTGATCTTCTTCTAATAAACACTGGCGGTAGTTGCCAATCCTGTGGTGACGCCAGTGGTGAAAGCAATTTTTGTAGTGATGAGTGTGCTTCAAGTTTTGAAGCACAAGCCTCAACGAATACTGAAACAACCAATCAAGCCTCAAGCAGCGCTCAAGCCACTACTGAAGATACACAAACTGCACAAATGACGGCGGAAGCCAGCGTCACTGTTGGCAGTAGCGTCACCGGCATAATCGGTACAGAAGGTGAAGTAGATTTTATCTCCGTTGTACTTGAAGCTGGCGTTACTTATCAGATCGACCTTGAAGGCACCCCAACTGCATCAGGCACACTGACCGACCCTTTACTTACAGGTATCTTCTTTGAAGATGGTGTCACCCGTGCTGCCGCAGCTAACGATGATGGCGGTTTGGTTACAAATAGTAGAATTCTTTTCACACCCACTGTTTCAGGCACATACATTATTGGTGCCTCACACTTCGACAATGCCAACCAAACGGATACTGGCACATACACTTTATTCGTAGACACTGAAGAAAATTCTACGCGCCCAGATCAACATCAAACCAATTTCACACCAAGGAACGGGAACAATGTTGTTGATGGGCTGACAACTAGCAGAGAATTTTCCGAGGGAGATGACGGTGTCACTCGGATCACTTTCAGTTTTCCTGATGAAGATGCTGTTTTTACAGAACCTTTTATTCTTGAAGATGATGATGCAGGTACAGAAATTGACCTGACAGAAACCAATGTGGAGGCTTCAGCCCGCGCTGTCGAAATTTTCAGAAACGGGCTTAACTTCATTTCAGAAGTAGCAAATGTTGAATTCCAAGAAATTGAAGAAGATGGGGCCAATTTCGGTGTTTTAAGGCTTTCTGGCAACTCTGCTGATTCAGGGAACGTACTGGGTATCGCAAGCTTTCCTGGTCGTTCAAATGCCGCGGGCGATATTTTCCTTTTCGAAGATTTCATAGGCAGCGGTACAAGACTAGACTTTGTGACACTGCATGAACTTGGCCATGCTCTTGGCTTAAGCCATCCAAGCAGTGAATTTCCCGACCAATTCTTTGGTGCTGAATTCACCTTGCTTGTGCCAAGTTTTCAATCGGCTTTCTTCGATGGGGTAACATCAGCTGATCTGTTCCCAACCACCTTTGGCTATGCTGATATCCTAACCCTTCGACACCTTTATGACGGCCTCGATACCGCTTTCAGCGGGGACGACACTTATGTCTTTGATCTATCCAATCGATATTTTGAAACTATCTATGATTTAGGGGGAACTGATACAATCCAAATTACCGGCACAGGCGCTGGTGTGGATATTAACCTCACACCTAATCAGGATTTCCTGGGTGGTGCCTTTATCAATGTGGGAACAACCATTCGGTATTTTGGTGGTGGCCAGGTTGTTGGTACCCGCACAGACACCGTTTTTGTCTCTCCTGAAACAGTAATTGAAAATATCATCGCCTCTGTGGAAGATGATCGTATTGTAGGTAATACAGCCAATAACCGCATTGAAGGTGGTGAAGGTGAAGATACGGTGCAAGGTGCCGATGGCAATGACCGTATTCGTGGCGACGGTGGTGATGACAGGCTTCAGGGAAATGCTGGAAATGATTTCATTGTTGGCGGCACCGGTGATGATACTGTTTCCGCCGGCGAGGGAGACGATGAGGTTTTCGCTGGCAGCGGCGACACAGGGAATGATCTGGTTGTTGGAGAAAGCGGAAATGATATTCTAGCCGGTGGTGGAGGAAACGATCTCCTTGTGGGCGGCACTTTCACTGGGCAGGTTGATGGCCTGGTTGCTTTCGAAGATATCTCATCAGCAGCTGGTTCAGATACCCTATTTGGCGGGTCAGGCAACGACACGCTGATTGGCGCTAAATTCGATGATGCAGATGGAGATTTCATTGTAGATGCGGGAGAGCTTGTTTTCTCAGCATCATCATCAAATGCCATTTTTGCAGGCACTGGCGATGATCAGATTTATGGTGATGCTGGTTCTGATGTTCTTGGTGGTGGTATTGGTGATGATACTGTCTTAGCTGGGGATGGCAATGACGTTATCTTTGGCGGTCGCGATACCAATGGAACTACACTGAATGATGTATTAAACGGTGAAGACGGCAACGACGAAATCTTCGCATCCTTCGGTAATGACAGTGTTTTTGGCGGCGCAGGTAACGACACAATTTTCGGCGGCAGCGGCAATGATACCATTGACGGCGGTAGCGGTGATGATGATATTTTCAACAGTGCTGGCAATGATACGGTTACAGGCGGTAGCGGTGATGACACTTTAAGAGCCAATGCTGGAGATGATCAACTAACGGGCGGTGATGGTAGTGATACATTCTTCTTCACCGCTGGTGGCGGCCAAGATACCGTTACTGATTTCAATGTGCAGGAAGACATTCTTGACCTATCGAATACCTCAACAGATTTTCTCAATCTAGGTGCTGTAACTGCTGCTTCTAGCGAAACAATAGTAGACGGTATATCAGGTGTACTTATTGATCTCGGAAGTGGGGATACTGTGTTCCTCCAAGGTATAACCTTGGAAAGCCTGAATAATGTTGGATTTACTTTCTAA
- a CDS encoding FixH family protein produces the protein MTDATKHNADMAEGGPRKRDRLIPWYFVAFFVVLAVLDGIFVYVATTTHTGVVTDDAYNEGLNYNETITAVAKQEALGWSSDISLEGGMIKTRLLDANQNPINGAKVSAFFMRPVVSGKDFTVSLTENGDGHYALPVDLEQGQWNVRVFVEWKQQTYQASTRLVAKQK, from the coding sequence ATGACTGACGCGACAAAACATAATGCTGATATGGCAGAGGGCGGCCCACGCAAGCGTGATAGGTTGATCCCTTGGTATTTTGTCGCGTTCTTTGTTGTGCTCGCGGTCCTCGACGGCATCTTCGTTTATGTAGCCACAACAACCCATACGGGGGTGGTTACAGATGATGCGTATAATGAAGGCTTAAACTATAACGAAACGATTACCGCAGTGGCCAAGCAGGAAGCACTGGGCTGGTCGAGCGATATCTCTCTGGAAGGCGGTATGATTAAAACCCGCCTTCTGGACGCAAATCAAAATCCAATTAACGGGGCGAAGGTAAGTGCCTTTTTTATGCGCCCTGTTGTAAGCGGCAAGGATTTCACCGTGTCCTTAACTGAAAACGGTGATGGCCATTATGCGCTTCCGGTTGATCTGGAACAAGGCCAATGGAATGTGAGGGTTTTTGTAGAGTGGAAGCAGCAAACCTATCAAGCGTCGACACGACTTGTTGCAAAACAAAAATAG
- a CDS encoding cytochrome c family protein — protein MRTFVKVAAVAALATVASVSSFAEGDAAKGEKVFRKCKACHTLEAGKNRVGPSLAGFIGRKAGGLDGYKYSKAMKAADFVWDDASFSEYMKSPRKFVKGTKMAFVGLKKPQDVADLLAYLRANGG, from the coding sequence ATGCGTACATTCGTTAAAGTGGCGGCGGTAGCAGCCCTTGCAACAGTAGCTTCAGTAAGTAGTTTTGCGGAAGGCGATGCCGCCAAAGGTGAAAAAGTGTTCCGTAAGTGTAAAGCGTGTCACACTCTTGAGGCAGGTAAAAACCGTGTTGGCCCATCACTCGCTGGTTTTATTGGCCGCAAGGCTGGTGGTCTTGATGGCTACAAATATTCCAAAGCTATGAAGGCGGCTGATTTTGTTTGGGATGATGCAAGCTTTAGCGAATATATGAAATCCCCACGTAAGTTTGTGAAAGGCACAAAGATGGCGTTTGTTGGTCTTAAAAAACCACAAGATGTTGCCGATCTTCTTGCATATCTACGTGCGAATGGTGGCTAG
- the ccoS gene encoding cbb3-type cytochrome oxidase assembly protein CcoS: MGVLAYLIPIALSLGVIGLAAFLWSMKSGQYDDLEGAAHRILLDDDE, translated from the coding sequence ATGGGTGTTCTCGCTTATTTAATTCCTATTGCATTGTCCCTTGGTGTGATCGGTTTGGCGGCGTTTTTATGGTCTATGAAGTCTGGTCAATATGATGATCTGGAGGGGGCCGCACACCGCATTCTACTGGATGACGATGAATAA